GCAAGGAATTCATTTTTGGCCTGGCTTGCTTCTTCTGCTGTAATCTTTGCTTTCAGCAGTTCATCCGAATATCTTTTCCTTTCGGTTATATCCCTGCAGACACAAAATACAAGTTTCTTTCCACTATATGCCATAAGATTTGAGTTGATCTCTACATTGAGGATAGTTCCATCCTTGCATTTTTGTTTCGTTTCAAACAGTCTTCCTCTGAAATCCGAACACTGAATCAGATTGATAAGTTGTTCCTGATTGAAATTGGCATCCCAGTCCCATATATACATCTCCTGGATTTCCTCAATGGTATACCCAAGCATTTCGGCAAATGCCGGATTTGTTTCAAAAACACTTCCATCACTCTCCAGTATGACCATTCCATCCCTTGACTGTTCCATAAGAAGGCGGCGCCAGTGTATCTCCCCGGCAAGTGCATTTTCATATTTCAGGCGCTCTGAAATATCTTTGACAATGGCACAATTATATTCCTTTTCTCCGTAGAGCATATAATTGACAGTTATTTCAACAGGCAGCAGCAGTCCTTCTTTTGTCAGATGCATGGAATGTAATGAAAAACTCTTTTTTTCTTCTACCTTTTTCCAATGTTTCTTCCAGGTATCCTCTGTAAAAGCAGGGTCAATATCCGGTACTGACATCGTCAGCAGTTCTTCTTTAGAATAACCCAGCATGTTACAGGCAGCTTTATTGACAAAGAAGAGCTCTCCGTTTGTCCGTGTCCAGAAAACAGCATCGCTGAAATTCTCCAGTGAAAAATAGGCAAGTTTCATCTCCTTTTCAGCTTTTTTCTGTTCGGTCACATCCCTCACAACTATATAATGAAAGTTTTCTTTTTCAGAAAGTGAGGCACTTCTGTATATTTTTACATCGCGAACATCACCACTGGCAAGTCGGTGTTTTGAAAAAAAATAATTTTTGTCACCGGCAATATTGCACTCAAGTGAAAGGTCAGATATTGTTCCTTTCACAGAGTCCATTATGCATACATCTATATCCCGGATATCTATGGCTTTTAGTTCTTGCGGACTCCATCCGTAAAATTCAGATGCAGTATGATTTGCGTCAATGATCCTGCAGTTTCTCTGGTCAATTAAGAGCACAACAGCTTTTTCATCATGAAAAAGATTCTGGTATATTTCCTTGTTTTTGAGAAAATAGTCAATCAAATTTTCTTCATCACAAAAGATAGATGAATTATCTCCGGCCTGCCCCCTATGATGCCCTTTTCCTCCCATTGAATCATCTACTCCTGTTTGAAACTCAGATATGTGCCATTAAAGATGCCCGACCTGTTGTCATAAAACGAACTGTCAACAAAAAATAATCGATATCTGTCATTTATTTTTAAACACTGGCCCCACTTCTTAATTGACAGTGGTCAGACCTGCAAATATTACTATTAAATCCCTATTATTTATAGATGAAGGATTTGATCCGGGAACTATGCATTTCGCAGAGACTGATTTAGAATAACCGATATTACTATTGTTTAAAGAGATTTTTTCAGCGTGATCCAGAATACACTTCCATTTCCTTCCGGATTATCCTTCACTCCATATTCTCCACCGTGGAGTTCAATAATTCGCTTTACAATGGCAAGACCAAGTCCTGTCCCTTT
Above is a window of uncultured Methanolobus sp. DNA encoding:
- a CDS encoding PAS domain S-box protein; the protein is MGGKGHHRGQAGDNSSIFCDEENLIDYFLKNKEIYQNLFHDEKAVVLLIDQRNCRIIDANHTASEFYGWSPQELKAIDIRDIDVCIMDSVKGTISDLSLECNIAGDKNYFFSKHRLASGDVRDVKIYRSASLSEKENFHYIVVRDVTEQKKAEKEMKLAYFSLENFSDAVFWTRTNGELFFVNKAACNMLGYSKEELLTMSVPDIDPAFTEDTWKKHWKKVEEKKSFSLHSMHLTKEGLLLPVEITVNYMLYGEKEYNCAIVKDISERLKYENALAGEIHWRRLLMEQSRDGMVILESDGSVFETNPAFAEMLGYTIEEIQEMYIWDWDANFNQEQLINLIQCSDFRGRLFETKQKCKDGTILNVEINSNLMAYSGKKLVFCVCRDITERKRYSDELLKAKITAEEASQAKNEFLATMSHELRTPLNSIIGFSEILKGEEFGKINGAQMEYIDYISKSGKHLLNIINDILDISKIEAGRMELNYEQFYLFESINEVKMSVTSLAMKKEVDLELICDIDALPEMIVADRTKFQQIIFNLASNAIKFTPGDGKVIIEAGIEDSSIYINIQDTGIGISIADMDKLFRPFRQIKPYLNHELEGTGLGLFIAKKFVEMHGGSISVQSDPGEGSCFSFTVPVEPEYEDIYSEETDEI